In one window of Mercurialis annua linkage group LG4, ddMerAnnu1.2, whole genome shotgun sequence DNA:
- the LOC126679250 gene encoding exocyst complex component EXO70A1: MGVPQTMIALQERAAFMKESLQKSQTITDNMVSILGSFDQRLSALETAMRPTQIRTHSIRKAHENIDKSLKAAEVILAQFDLTRKAEAKILKGPHEDLESYLEAIDQLRSNVKFFSSSKNLKSSDGVVNHANQLLSKAISKLEDEFRQLLTNYSKPVEPDRLFECLPNSLRPSASGSPKLQGVAGDSGHHVKSPNRENHNGNKGLEAAVYTIPTLIPDRVLPLLHDLAQQMVLAGHQQQLFRIYRDIRASMLEQSLRKLGVERLSKDDVQKMQWEVLEAKIGNWIHYMRIAVKLLFTGEKQICDQMLEGVDSLRDQCFSEVTVNSVAVLLSFGEAIAKSKRSPEKLFVLLDMYEIMRELHSEFELLFGSKACTEMRESAMSLTKRLAQTAQETFGDFEEAVEKDATKTAVLDGTVHPLTSYVINYVKFLFDYQSTLKQLFQEFDASDPVDELANVTTRIMMALQNNLDGKSKQYKDPALTQLFLMNNIHYIVRSVRRSEAKDLLGDDWVQIHRRIVQQHANQYKRVSWAKILQCLSVQGMGPSGSSAGMTDGGNTNSNISRAAVKDRFKTFNVQFEEIHQRQSQWTVPDSELRESLRLAVAEVLLPAYRSFLKRFGPMIEGGKNPQKYIRYHPEDLDRMMSEFFEDKTWNEPKR, encoded by the exons ATGGGAGTACCGCAGACAATGATAGCTCTACAAGAAAGAGCGGCATTCATGAAAGAATCCTTACAAAAAAGCCAGACAATTACCGATAACATGGTCTCCATTTTAGGCTCCTTCGATCAACGCCTCTCCGCTCTCGAAACCGCCATGCGTCCTACTCAG ATTCGGACGCACTCTATTCGAAAAGCGCACGAAAATATCGATAAATCGTTGAAAGCAGCCGAGGTTATCTTGGCTCAATTCGACCTCACAAGAAAG gcGGAGGcaaaaatattgaaaggtcCACATGAAGATTTAGAGAGTTATTTAGAAGCAATTGATCAACTGAGAAGCAATGTGAAGTTTTTTAGTAgcagtaaaaatttaaaaagtagtGATGGTGTGGTTAATCATGCTAATCAATTGCTTTCTAAGGCGATTTCCAAGTTAGAGGATGAATTTAGACAGCTTTTAACTAATTATAG TAAGCCTGTGGAACCTGATCGTTTGTTCGAATGCCTGCCGAATTCGCTACGACCGTCGGCGTCGGGATCACCTAAGCTGCAAGGTGTTGCTGGTGATAGTGGTCATCATGTGAAGAGTCCTAATAGGGAGAATCATAATGGTAATAAGGGCTTAGAAGCTGCGGTTTATACAATTCCGACTCTAATTCCAGATAGAGTTCTGCCTTTGTTGCATGATTTAGCTCAACAAATGGTTCTAGCTGGCCATCAGCAACAGCTTTTTAGAATCTATAg GGACATTCGTGCTTCAATGTTGGAACAAAGCCTCAGGAAATTGGGTGTTGAGAGACTCAGCAAAGATGATGTTCAGAAAATGCAGTGGGAGGTTCTGGAGGCCAAGATTGGGAATTGGATTCATTACATGCGGATTGCT GTAAAGCTTCTGTTTACCGGAGAGAAGCAAATTTgcgatcaaatgcttgaaggtGTTGATTCTCTTAGGGATCAATGTTTCTCTGAAGTCACAGTAAACAGTGTAGCAGTTCTTCTTAGTTTTGGGGAGGCAATAGCCAAAAGCAAGAGATCACCTGAGAAGTTATTTGTTTTGCTGGACATGTATGAGATAATGAGGGAACTTCACTCTGAG TTTGAATTACTATTTGGTAGTAAAGCTTGCACTGAAATGCGGGAGTCAGCAATGAGTTTGACAAAGCGGCTAGCTCAAACAGCTCAAGAGACTTTCGGCGATTTTGAAGAAGCAGTTGAAAAAGATGCTACAAAAACTGCTGTTCTTGATGGAACAGTCCATCCTTTGACTAGCTATGTGATAAATTATGTGAAATTTCTGTTTGA TTACCAATCCACATTGAAGCAACTTTTTCAAGAGTTTGACGCTAGTGATCCTGTAGATGAGTTAGCAAATGTAACGACAAGGATTATGATGGCTCTTCAGAATAACTTAGATGGGAAATCCAAGCAGTATAAAGATCCTGCACTCACTCAATTATTTCTTATGAACAACATTCACTATATAGTGAGATCTGTGAGGAG GTCAGAAGCAAAGGATTTATTGGGAGATGATTGGGTGCAAATACACCGAAGGATTGTACAGCAGCATGCTAATCAGTACAAGAGGGTTTCTTGGGCCAAG ATTCTGCAGTGTCTGTCTGTCCAAGGCATGGGGCCTTCAGGCAGTAGTGCTGGAATGACAGACGGTGGAAATACTAACAGTAACATTTCAAGAGCAGCGGTAAAAGATAGATTCAAGACTTTCAATGTGCAATTTGAGGAGATTCATCAAAGGCAATCTCAATGGACAGTGCCTGACAGTGAATTGCGTGAATCTTTGAGACTTGCTGTTGCTGAAGTCCTCTTGCCTGCATACAGATCTTTCTTGAAACGCTTTGG GCCTATGATTGAAGGTGGGAAGAACCCTCAAAAGTACATCAGATACCATCCGGAGGATCTTGATAGAATGATGAGTGAATTCTTTGAGGATAAGACATGGAATGAACCCAAACGGTAA
- the LOC126678442 gene encoding NDR1/HIN1-like protein 10, with protein sequence MSSQSGSSINNSHDHRQPRRERSHSSISSHYESPQAGSPPPTTVFPPPLVYLPSSLGYQPPQGQHPYAIPPPLPPPLPPSPLSPQPPRGFINNYNLIRTHNNNSPYQQPAASSYFSSQLFLTQQHESQVSGFVRAIIGTVILILSITCVTSIIMWLFLRPLVPAFRINNFSVSNFDATSSRTFTATWDANITVENPNTKLKVHFDQIQTYVYYSGDDVLQSSHSDPFAVDRKANRVFRTTLEVNGSDTGVGSWVVESMLKDKSSTGNVTFDIRMALWSIFKSGSWWARHVTIRVYCENLVVSFIGNSGNGTFDHNGMPKDCLVFA encoded by the coding sequence ATGTCTTCTCAATCCGGTAGTAGCATTAATAATAGTCATGATCATCGACAACCCCGAAGAGAACGTAGTCATTCCTCCATCTCGAGCCATTACGAATCTCCGCAGGCTGGAAGTCCACCTCCAACGACGGTTTTTCCTCCTCCATTAGTGTATCTACCTTCTTCTCTCGGCTATCAGCCACCTCAAGGGCAACATCCATACGCGATTCCTCCGCCTCTTCCTCCTCCTCTTCCTCCTTCTCCTCTTTCTCCACAACCACCACGGGGgttcattaataattataacCTAATTAGAACACACAACAACAATTCCCCTTATCAACAACCCGCGGCAAGCTCTTATTTCAGCTCTCAACTCTTTCTTACACAACAACACGAAAGCCAAGTCTCAGGCTTTGTCCGAGCAATTATCGGTACAGTAATTTTGATCCTATCGATAACTTGCGTCACAAGCATCATCATGTGGCTATTTTTGCGTCCTTTAGTTCCTGCATTTCGTATTAATAATTTCTCCGTCTCAAATTTTGATGCAACGTCGAGCCGTACATTTACGGCCACGTGGGATGCTAATATAACAGTTGAAAACCCTAATACAAAACTCAAAGTACATTTTGATCAAATACAGACGTATGTCTACTACAGCGGAGATGATGTTCTTCAATCGTCGCATTCCGATCCGTTTGCGGTTGACAGAAAGGCGAATCGGGTATTCCGAACGACGTTGGAAGTGAACGGAAGCGACACCGGAGTCGGAAGTTGGGTGGTAGAGAGCATGCTTAAAGATAAAAGCAGCACAGGGAATGTAACGTTTGATATAAGAATGGCACTTTGGAGTATATTTAAATCAGGTTCGTGGTGGGCAAGGCATGTAACTATAAGAGTTTATTGTGAAAATTTGGTGGTTTCTTTTATTGGTAATTCAGGTAATGGTACCTTTGACCATAATGGCATGCCTAAAGATTGTTTAGTTTTTGCTTAG